A single region of the Salvia splendens isolate huo1 chromosome 18, SspV2, whole genome shotgun sequence genome encodes:
- the LOC121777982 gene encoding probable prefoldin subunit 3, whose protein sequence is MSTSASLTERRGIPAASFVEDVQTYLSQLNLDVNSALAFLQERLQQYRVVEMKLLAQQRDLQAKIPDIEKCLDVVATLQSKKGTGEELIADFEVSEGIYSRACIEEAESVCLWLGANVMLDYSCEEATVLLEKNLENAKASLEVLMADLQFLRDQVTITQVTVARVYNWDVHQRRLRQAVATPSES, encoded by the exons ATGTCTACGTCGGCAAGCTTGACGGAGAGAAGAGGGATTCCGGCAGCATCGTTTGTTGAAGATGTGCAAACTTATCTCTCTCAATTGAATCTTGACGTCAATTCCGCCCTCGCATTTTTGCAAGAAAG ACTGCAGCAATACAGAGTGGTGGAGATGAAACTTCTTGCACAGCAGAGGGATCTTCAG GCAAAAATCCCTGACATTGAGAAGTGCTTGGATGTTGTTGCCACTTTGCAATCGAAAAAGGGCACTGGTGAG GAACTTATTGCTGACTTCGAAGTATCTGAAGGAATCTACTCCCGAGCTTGTATTGAGGAGGCTGAATCTGTCTGTCTATGGCTGGGAGCGAATGTAATGCTGGATTATTCTTGTGAAGAG GCAACTGTCCTCCTCGAAAAGAAtttggaaaatgcaaaagcaaGTTTAGAAGTTCTTATGGCTGATCTGCAGTTCTTAAGGGATCAAGTGACAATTACTCAG GTCACGGTTGCTCGTGTGTATAACTGGGATGTACATCAACGCAGACTTCGGCAAGCCGTTGCTACACCCTCAGAGTCATGA